A region of Vibrio tubiashii ATCC 19109 DNA encodes the following proteins:
- a CDS encoding helix-turn-helix domain-containing protein, with protein MEFTDKDREALYQIWMSKKSKMRLTQMEFAKKLGMNQLSFSRVLRGETPLTMSFVSHFCRLLHLEPKNVVPSLKETNEHGPKVVYLQSRMSVDGEIQNAYIEGNQVIVEYAHTVHSS; from the coding sequence ATGGAATTTACCGACAAAGATAGAGAGGCGCTCTACCAAATCTGGATGTCGAAAAAATCGAAAATGCGACTCACTCAGATGGAATTTGCCAAAAAGCTTGGCATGAATCAGCTCAGCTTTTCTCGCGTTTTAAGAGGTGAAACACCGCTTACTATGTCTTTCGTGAGCCATTTTTGTCGACTTCTTCATTTAGAACCTAAAAATGTGGTTCCAAGCCTGAAAGAAACCAATGAACATGGTCCAAAGGTGGTGTACCTACAAAGTCGCATGAGTGTCGATGGTGAAATTCAAAATGCTTACATTGAAGGCAATCAAGTGATCGTTGAGTACGCGCACACGGTACATTCTTCTTGA
- a CDS encoding RNA polymerase sigma factor, with amino-acid sequence MNNASSKAIAVSHIIHDLLHKDRGLLLAGLISRLNDFQLAEDALQEATISALKHWTRSGPPHNPKAWLMRVGLNKGIDQIRRVQREQRKTVDLADHFTTGLEYDVHAAIPDERLRLIFTCCHPALEEKSRIALTLRTVCNLTTKEIAAAFLDNEKAMGQRLYRAKASLKAKSIPFSTPDEDKWDDRLETVLKTIYLIFTTGYVTEDTSPRSLCQEGIFLARLLMTLRPNEPEVEGILALMLLTDARNTARINVSGAVVPVEEQDSTLWQQSNIEEAQSILSKAIEKRRPGPFQIKAAIADCHMMKPNPDWIQMSLLYQSLWRFEPTPVVALNWAVVLAETERAELALKRLDELKEDLKDYQPWYAARAHILRKTGDKSEACTFYKLAIEMSPSTATRAFLELKLGELTH; translated from the coding sequence ATGAATAACGCCTCTTCAAAAGCTATCGCTGTCAGTCATATTATTCATGATCTCTTGCATAAGGACAGAGGACTGCTTTTGGCGGGGCTTATTTCGCGCCTTAATGATTTTCAATTAGCCGAGGATGCCCTACAGGAAGCAACAATATCGGCCTTGAAACACTGGACTCGGTCCGGGCCACCTCATAACCCTAAGGCTTGGCTAATGAGAGTCGGCTTAAATAAGGGAATAGACCAGATTCGTCGGGTACAACGAGAGCAACGTAAAACGGTGGATCTAGCTGACCATTTTACCACTGGCTTAGAGTATGACGTTCATGCAGCCATTCCGGACGAACGTTTACGGCTCATCTTTACCTGCTGTCATCCAGCCTTGGAAGAAAAGTCACGTATCGCGTTGACCCTACGTACGGTCTGCAATTTAACGACCAAGGAAATCGCCGCCGCTTTCCTAGATAACGAAAAAGCTATGGGGCAGCGACTGTATCGCGCAAAAGCCTCGCTTAAAGCCAAAAGCATTCCGTTCTCGACCCCAGATGAAGACAAATGGGATGACAGATTGGAAACGGTGCTTAAAACCATCTATTTGATATTCACCACTGGCTATGTAACAGAAGATACGAGCCCACGCTCCCTATGCCAAGAGGGTATCTTTTTGGCCAGACTTTTGATGACACTACGACCCAATGAACCAGAAGTAGAAGGTATATTGGCATTAATGCTACTTACCGATGCGAGAAACACTGCTCGAATCAATGTTAGTGGTGCTGTAGTGCCTGTTGAAGAACAGGACAGCACATTATGGCAACAAAGCAATATTGAGGAAGCTCAATCCATCCTTTCCAAGGCCATCGAAAAAAGGAGACCTGGTCCTTTTCAGATCAAAGCAGCGATTGCAGACTGTCATATGATGAAGCCCAACCCTGATTGGATTCAGATGTCTTTGCTTTATCAATCACTATGGCGTTTCGAACCTACTCCAGTTGTCGCCTTGAATTGGGCAGTAGTGCTTGCAGAAACAGAGCGTGCGGAACTTGCACTTAAAAGGTTAGACGAGCTAAAAGAAGACCTTAAGGATTACCAACCTTGGTACGCGGCACGAGCGCATATTCTCAGAAAAACAGGAGATAAATCAGAAGCTTGTACTTTTTACAAACTGGCCATTGAAATGTCGCCAAGTACGGCGACCCGCGCTTTTTTAGAGTTGAAATTAGGAGAATTGACACATTGA
- the hmpA gene encoding NO-inducible flavohemoprotein, producing MLNNQHIEVVKSTIPLLESAGPALTQHFYQRMFSHSPELKDIFNMTHQKTGRQSVALFEAVAAYAKNIENLEALTSAVERIAHKHTSFNIQAEHYQIVGHHLIETLRELATEAFTPEVEEAWTAAYLFLAQVFIDREGELYLQRKQAVGGWQNARGFVVKSKKAESELVTSFVLEPEDGGEVLDYQPGQYIGIELKPSQGDYNEIRQYSLSQKPNGNDYRISVKREVGEHKGLVSNFLHDEVNEGDKVSLYAPAGDFYYQEKQQPVVLISAGVGATPIQSMMQTLASQGKKDVSVLYACNDQKQHTFKDETAQLVQQNNWKRFTWYLNEASADFSGELDLNLVAKELPLGSADFYLCGPVGFMESVVRQLEALGVDRDRIHYEVFGPHTYL from the coding sequence ATGCTTAACAACCAACATATCGAAGTCGTAAAGAGCACTATTCCACTTCTAGAGTCTGCAGGCCCTGCGTTGACTCAGCATTTCTACCAAAGAATGTTTAGCCACAGCCCAGAGCTAAAAGATATCTTTAACATGACCCACCAAAAAACAGGGCGTCAAAGTGTGGCTCTTTTCGAAGCGGTTGCGGCTTATGCAAAAAACATTGAGAACCTAGAGGCGCTGACTTCTGCGGTTGAACGTATTGCTCACAAACATACTAGTTTTAACATCCAAGCGGAGCACTACCAAATTGTCGGTCACCACCTTATTGAAACGTTGCGTGAACTAGCGACAGAAGCATTCACTCCAGAAGTGGAAGAGGCGTGGACCGCTGCGTACCTTTTCCTTGCGCAGGTATTCATCGATCGCGAGGGTGAACTATATCTACAACGTAAGCAAGCCGTGGGTGGGTGGCAAAACGCACGTGGCTTTGTCGTTAAGTCGAAAAAGGCAGAATCAGAGCTAGTGACTAGCTTTGTGCTAGAGCCAGAAGATGGTGGTGAGGTACTGGATTACCAACCAGGTCAGTACATAGGTATTGAGCTAAAGCCTAGCCAAGGTGATTATAACGAAATTCGTCAGTACTCTCTGTCTCAAAAGCCGAATGGCAACGATTACCGAATCTCGGTGAAACGCGAAGTTGGTGAACATAAAGGCTTGGTGTCTAACTTCCTCCATGACGAAGTCAATGAAGGCGATAAAGTGAGTCTTTATGCCCCAGCGGGTGATTTCTATTACCAAGAAAAGCAGCAACCAGTGGTACTTATTTCGGCGGGGGTGGGTGCAACTCCGATTCAATCGATGATGCAAACCCTCGCTTCGCAAGGTAAGAAAGATGTGAGTGTTCTGTACGCATGTAACGACCAAAAGCAACACACATTTAAAGATGAAACTGCGCAGCTTGTACAGCAGAACAATTGGAAGCGTTTCACTTGGTACTTAAATGAAGCAAGTGCCGACTTTTCTGGTGAGCTAGATTTGAACCTAGTTGCGAAGGAGCTCCCTCTTGGCAGCGCAGATTTCTATCTATGTGGCCCAGTAGGCTTTATGGAATCAGTGGTACGTCAACTAGAAGCGTTAGGCGTTGACCGCGACCGAATTCACTACGAAGTGTTTGGCCCTCATACTTACCTATAA
- a CDS encoding type II toxin-antitoxin system ParD family antitoxin: MAKNTSITLGDHFDVFIANQVQSGRYGSASEVIRSALRLLETQETKMNTLRQLLVEGEESGTADYDLDSFINELDSEERK, from the coding sequence ATGGCCAAAAACACGAGCATTACTCTTGGCGACCACTTTGATGTATTTATAGCAAATCAAGTTCAAAGCGGTCGATACGGCTCAGCAAGCGAGGTTATTCGCTCGGCGCTACGCTTACTTGAGACTCAAGAAACTAAAATGAACACTTTAAGGCAACTACTCGTAGAAGGCGAAGAAAGTGGAACTGCTGACTATGACCTTGATTCGTTTATCAATGAGCTAGATAGCGAAGAAAGAAAGTGA
- a CDS encoding cold-shock protein: MSNTVTGTVKWFNETKGFGFIQQENGPDVFAHFSAITGDGFRTLVEGQKVEFVVSQGQKGPQAEQIKVL; this comes from the coding sequence ATGTCTAACACTGTTACTGGTACAGTTAAATGGTTCAACGAAACTAAAGGCTTTGGTTTCATCCAGCAAGAAAACGGCCCAGACGTTTTCGCACACTTCTCAGCAATCACTGGCGACGGTTTCCGTACTCTAGTTGAAGGCCAAAAAGTTGAGTTCGTAGTATCTCAAGGTCAAAAAGGCCCACAAGCTGAGCAAATTAAAGTACTTTAA
- a CDS encoding DUF3313 domain-containing protein: MKSFKVLLLIVVSVFVVGCAGGPVQRATKFTSYEDFRAGPEGGVDLVWARIGLRDAKRLSEKLDEYDSVVIDQVFVVTEESTLDKEEIQELTDYMVARLIEKISLHKQVVSEPTGNTLRLSIALSNVETSNPVLAVTSSVLPFGLAISTISKVTTGEHTNVGSASVELLVSDAQDGTPLFAAIDREAGNKDFSTMIDSLDDAKDAINYWVERLGVTLQGWEQP; the protein is encoded by the coding sequence ATGAAATCTTTCAAGGTCTTGCTTTTAATCGTGGTGAGCGTATTCGTGGTTGGATGTGCTGGTGGGCCTGTTCAACGCGCCACTAAATTTACCAGTTATGAAGACTTTCGAGCAGGGCCTGAAGGCGGTGTCGATTTAGTATGGGCTCGCATTGGCCTAAGAGACGCAAAACGATTAAGCGAAAAGCTGGATGAGTATGATTCGGTAGTGATTGACCAAGTGTTTGTCGTTACAGAAGAAAGCACCCTAGATAAAGAAGAAATCCAAGAGCTGACTGATTACATGGTCGCTCGTCTGATTGAGAAAATCTCCCTCCATAAACAAGTTGTCTCAGAGCCGACAGGGAATACTCTGCGTTTGAGTATCGCATTGAGTAATGTTGAAACTTCGAATCCAGTACTGGCGGTTACGAGCAGCGTACTGCCATTTGGTTTAGCCATCTCAACCATCTCCAAAGTCACCACTGGCGAGCATACCAATGTGGGTAGTGCGAGTGTTGAGTTGCTTGTTAGTGATGCGCAGGACGGTACACCACTGTTTGCCGCCATTGATAGAGAGGCGGGAAACAAAGACTTTTCTACAATGATTGACTCGCTTGATGATGCGAAAGACGCGATTAACTATTGGGTAGAGCGATTAGGTGTTACTCTACAAGGCTGGGAACAGCCATAG
- a CDS encoding D-alanyl-D-alanine carboxypeptidase family protein translates to MTTRFLKFTALLSTFSLSFGVFAAPTIIPDPPTLGAKGYILIDYHTGAVLVEKNADKKLNPASLTKLMTAYVAGQEVKSGNVSLDDQVRISRKAWAKNFPDSSKMFIEVGTDVPLIDLYRGLIVQSGNDASVAIAEHVAGSEDAFVSLMNSWSQKLGLENTGYTNPHGLDSDGLYSTPHDIALLSQAIIRDLPDIYSLYSETSYTYNGITQYNRNGLLRDRSLNVDGMKTGYTSGAGYSLATSATSGDMRLISVVMGSSSTKSRESESKQLLSYGFRFFDTVSPSKVTDTLAEAKVWMGSEDLVPVGVDKQVLITLPKGGANKLKAEIEYNGELVAPINQGETVGQVIYSIDGEEVASATLVAQQDIEEGGLFKKLFDWFKRLISGWF, encoded by the coding sequence ATGACCACGCGTTTTCTAAAATTCACCGCGCTTCTTTCGACATTTTCTCTTTCATTTGGTGTATTTGCCGCACCTACCATTATCCCGGATCCTCCGACATTAGGCGCCAAAGGGTATATCTTGATTGATTACCATACTGGTGCCGTGTTGGTGGAGAAAAATGCGGACAAGAAGCTTAATCCAGCGAGCTTAACCAAGTTGATGACTGCTTATGTTGCAGGACAGGAAGTAAAAAGCGGCAATGTTTCTCTCGACGATCAAGTTCGTATTAGCCGTAAAGCTTGGGCGAAGAACTTCCCTGATTCTTCAAAAATGTTTATCGAAGTAGGGACAGATGTCCCACTCATCGACTTGTACCGTGGTTTGATTGTTCAATCCGGTAATGATGCCAGTGTGGCTATTGCCGAGCATGTAGCGGGCAGTGAAGATGCTTTTGTTAGTTTAATGAATAGCTGGTCGCAAAAACTTGGTCTTGAGAACACCGGATACACTAATCCGCATGGCTTGGATAGCGATGGATTGTATTCAACGCCACATGATATCGCTCTGCTCAGCCAAGCTATTATTCGTGATTTGCCTGACATCTATTCGCTGTATAGTGAAACTTCATACACTTATAACGGAATTACGCAATACAATCGAAATGGCCTACTTAGAGACAGAAGCCTAAATGTTGATGGCATGAAAACCGGTTATACGAGTGGAGCGGGATACAGCTTAGCGACTTCCGCGACCAGTGGTGACATGCGTTTGATTTCGGTCGTGATGGGTTCTAGCAGTACGAAAAGCCGAGAGTCGGAAAGCAAGCAATTGCTGAGTTACGGTTTCAGGTTCTTTGACACTGTGTCTCCATCTAAAGTGACAGACACGTTAGCAGAAGCAAAAGTGTGGATGGGGAGTGAAGACCTTGTCCCTGTTGGCGTCGATAAACAAGTATTGATCACCCTACCAAAAGGCGGTGCGAACAAGCTTAAAGCCGAAATTGAATACAATGGGGAGCTTGTTGCACCAATCAACCAAGGAGAGACTGTCGGACAGGTGATCTACAGTATTGATGGTGAAGAGGTCGCAAGCGCAACATTGGTTGCTCAGCAGGATATTGAAGAGGGTGGTTTGTTCAAGAAGTTGTTTGATTGGTTTAAACGCCTAATCTCAGGTTGGTTTTAA
- a CDS encoding YciI family protein has translation MKYMLLLYAAPDKEPAFGTPEFDKMMEDFALTSETFEKDGVLVGGEGLEGVETATSLRIHSGKVETMDGPFAETRENLGGYYIVDVPDLDAALKCAAIIPVAKFGTIEVRPLLNYSEAD, from the coding sequence ATGAAATATATGCTTTTGCTTTATGCTGCACCAGATAAAGAGCCAGCATTTGGTACTCCTGAATTTGACAAGATGATGGAAGATTTTGCCCTTACCTCAGAGACGTTCGAAAAAGATGGCGTACTTGTTGGTGGCGAAGGATTGGAGGGGGTAGAAACGGCTACTTCATTGAGAATCCACTCCGGTAAGGTAGAAACCATGGACGGTCCCTTTGCAGAAACACGCGAAAACTTGGGGGGATACTATATTGTTGACGTGCCCGACTTGGACGCCGCATTGAAATGTGCAGCAATCATTCCTGTGGCTAAGTTCGGCACCATCGAGGTTCGTCCTTTGCTGAATTATAGTGAAGCAGATTAA
- a CDS encoding DUF3820 family protein, protein MLEKENLIKLARMQMPFGKYAGRVLIDLPEEYLLWFDKKGFPNGELGDLLKLCLALKIEGLDSVVKPLKRM, encoded by the coding sequence ATGCTTGAAAAAGAAAATCTAATTAAACTTGCACGAATGCAAATGCCGTTTGGTAAGTACGCGGGTCGCGTGCTTATCGACTTACCAGAAGAGTACTTACTTTGGTTTGATAAAAAGGGCTTTCCGAATGGGGAGCTCGGTGATCTCCTCAAGTTATGTTTAGCGCTAAAGATCGAAGGATTAGATAGCGTTGTTAAGCCCTTAAAGCGCATGTAA
- a CDS encoding threonine/serine exporter family protein has translation MPSQYRIKKIVEIGDTLHRSGCAPYKLEKYTQFYARKHGVDVMIQATPTTVNYQFPDDNNAVVMKRHQPASINLSLLANTIIRINQPSSEPVPEPVGYPKWVIALANMGIPPAYLMLVGSTLDAVLFSVLLGFLVWGAQQICKARRSIAVEFIAALITGMLVAWFASTGAAVPVWALCIAAIVLFVPGLSIANSLECLAFNDLVSGTSLLGQSALTLIKLFVGIVMGLNIGEAVWGQAASIDYTNEVPTWLHISGLFLISISLGIIFNARPTDILLGLPVAALGMWGPFYLGFESGWVVGTWVTTVLITLYGTWVAKKMDLTGSIYIVQGIIILVPGSRVLVSASQSVFEQSVLPIPSIGLSALFMFSAIVAGQITAYSIYSPKIER, from the coding sequence ATGCCTTCCCAGTACCGAATTAAGAAGATAGTCGAGATCGGCGATACCCTTCACCGCAGTGGCTGTGCGCCATACAAACTTGAGAAATACACTCAGTTTTATGCTCGTAAACATGGGGTGGATGTTATGATCCAGGCAACCCCGACGACCGTTAACTATCAGTTTCCTGATGACAATAATGCGGTAGTGATGAAGCGCCACCAGCCTGCATCAATTAACTTAAGTTTGCTTGCCAATACCATCATCAGAATCAACCAGCCAAGCAGCGAGCCCGTGCCAGAGCCTGTGGGTTACCCTAAGTGGGTCATTGCGCTGGCTAATATGGGCATCCCGCCTGCGTACCTAATGCTCGTTGGCAGCACGCTAGATGCGGTTTTGTTCTCTGTCTTGTTAGGTTTTCTAGTATGGGGCGCTCAACAGATTTGCAAAGCTCGCCGTTCGATTGCCGTTGAGTTTATTGCTGCGCTTATCACTGGGATGCTAGTTGCTTGGTTCGCAAGCACAGGTGCTGCCGTCCCCGTTTGGGCTTTGTGTATCGCTGCCATTGTTCTCTTCGTCCCCGGACTTTCCATCGCAAACTCGCTAGAGTGTCTCGCGTTTAATGATCTCGTTTCAGGCACAAGTCTGTTGGGGCAAAGTGCGCTGACGCTTATCAAGCTGTTTGTCGGTATTGTTATGGGGCTGAATATTGGTGAAGCCGTTTGGGGGCAAGCGGCATCCATTGATTACACTAATGAAGTACCGACTTGGCTGCATATTTCCGGTTTGTTCCTAATCTCAATCTCACTTGGCATCATCTTCAATGCACGCCCTACCGATATATTGCTTGGTTTGCCTGTTGCAGCTCTGGGCATGTGGGGGCCATTTTATCTAGGCTTTGAGAGTGGTTGGGTTGTTGGCACTTGGGTTACGACAGTTCTGATTACTTTGTATGGTACTTGGGTGGCTAAAAAAATGGACCTCACCGGCTCGATATACATCGTACAAGGGATCATCATTCTAGTTCCGGGGAGCCGAGTTCTGGTCAGCGCGAGTCAATCGGTGTTTGAGCAATCGGTCTTGCCCATTCCGAGTATTGGCCTTTCCGCACTGTTTATGTTCTCAGCCATCGTCGCAGGCCAAATCACCGCATACTCTATCTATTCACCTAAGATAGAAAGGTAG
- a CDS encoding type II toxin-antitoxin system RelE/ParE family toxin, translating into MRPFQLTSKAKSDLRDIALFTSRRWGREQRNVYLKQFDESFWLLAENPDIGKACDEIRKGYRKFPQSSHVIFYRQIGSQKIEIIRILHKSIDVNPIFGA; encoded by the coding sequence GTGAGACCATTTCAACTAACCAGCAAAGCAAAGTCTGATTTGCGTGATATCGCTTTATTTACTTCACGCCGCTGGGGGCGTGAACAACGAAATGTTTATTTAAAACAATTTGATGAATCATTTTGGCTGCTAGCTGAAAACCCTGATATTGGTAAAGCTTGTGACGAAATAAGAAAAGGTTACCGGAAATTCCCACAAAGCAGCCACGTAATATTTTACCGCCAGATCGGCAGTCAAAAAATAGAGATCATCCGTATTTTACACAAAAGCATAGATGTCAACCCAATCTTTGGTGCATAA
- a CDS encoding YaeQ family protein has product MALKPTIYKFRISLSDTNRDLYDSTQLTVAQHPSETVPRMMARILAFCVKWQPELTLTKGLSTTEEPDLWVKSLDDQIQLWVDIGEPSLDRIKKSCRLAKKVDVFSFNSKSDVWWEQTKNKVHQYDASIYRFDWNGIEALSEVVERSMDLSVMITGDSLFVDSDKGSFEISLESLQSND; this is encoded by the coding sequence ATGGCTCTTAAACCCACTATTTACAAATTCCGAATTTCTCTTTCCGACACCAATCGCGACTTGTATGACTCTACACAGCTTACTGTCGCACAGCATCCATCAGAAACAGTGCCACGAATGATGGCGCGCATTTTGGCCTTCTGTGTCAAATGGCAGCCGGAACTGACTCTAACAAAAGGCTTATCAACCACTGAAGAGCCGGACCTTTGGGTCAAGTCTCTCGACGACCAAATTCAACTTTGGGTGGATATCGGAGAGCCATCCCTTGATCGCATTAAGAAGTCTTGCCGGTTGGCTAAGAAAGTGGATGTCTTTTCTTTTAACAGTAAGTCCGATGTTTGGTGGGAACAGACCAAAAATAAAGTTCACCAGTATGATGCGAGCATCTACCGCTTTGATTGGAACGGTATCGAAGCGCTGTCAGAAGTTGTCGAACGCAGTATGGATCTATCAGTGATGATCACCGGAGATAGCCTGTTTGTTGACTCAGATAAAGGATCATTTGAGATTTCTCTAGAGAGCTTACAGTCGAATGACTGA
- a CDS encoding alternative ribosome-rescue factor A → MAKNKAKGDIGEVVLIHDVEMGRGQVQDNALKAMVTSKLYRAKVEKAKKGKGSYQRNMKHRGKEPYSKAA, encoded by the coding sequence ATGGCTAAGAACAAAGCAAAAGGTGACATTGGAGAGGTTGTCCTCATCCATGATGTCGAGATGGGTAGAGGGCAAGTGCAAGACAACGCCCTTAAAGCGATGGTAACCAGTAAGCTCTACAGAGCCAAGGTAGAGAAAGCGAAAAAAGGCAAAGGGAGTTATCAGCGCAACATGAAACACAGGGGTAAAGAGCCCTATTCAAAAGCCGCTTAA
- the gbpA gene encoding N-acetylglucosamine-binding protein GbpA has protein sequence MNKLPNKSLIALALLSVSGASFGHGYVSAYENGVAEGRAALCKFPTSDTNEKNTNCGAIQYEPQSVEGPDGFPETGPRDGKIASAETSLAAALDEQTADRWVKRPIKSGSQYFEWTFTANHVTKDWKYYITKADWNPNQPLARSSFDLTPFCVVDGGMVQPPKRVSHLCNVPEREGYQVILAVWDVGDTAASFYNVIDVKFDGDGPVIPDWSQGGQINPTLDLSVGDTVYTRVFDSSGENSSYSTELVIQNSEQGKANNWSYALASKINQEQSQIRAGQLNDQGEFTPVYGTNPVYLKAGSGLNSVEIGYKFETPEPEYDLDVVGLQSEYVIGESPTELDLTLTATGDLTAELTVYNHHREPLASYSKELKDGEVEGTTMTLSKSEPGHHMLVVVTKDDQGKVIDQNTLDFHLVEDQTPPPGDYDFVFPQGLESYTAGTKVLASDGAVYQCKEFPYSGYCVQWSPSATQYEPGVGSHWQSAWNKL, from the coding sequence ATGAACAAACTCCCAAACAAATCACTCATTGCGTTAGCTCTACTTAGTGTGAGCGGTGCTAGCTTCGGCCACGGGTACGTTTCAGCGTACGAAAATGGCGTTGCTGAAGGCCGCGCGGCACTTTGTAAGTTTCCAACCAGTGACACAAACGAAAAGAACACCAACTGTGGTGCGATTCAATATGAACCGCAAAGTGTAGAAGGGCCAGATGGTTTCCCTGAAACAGGCCCACGCGATGGTAAAATTGCCAGCGCTGAAACCTCGCTAGCAGCGGCGTTGGATGAGCAAACCGCTGACCGTTGGGTTAAACGACCTATCAAATCGGGCTCTCAGTACTTTGAGTGGACTTTCACTGCCAATCACGTCACTAAAGACTGGAAATACTACATCACCAAAGCAGATTGGAACCCTAATCAGCCCCTCGCGCGCAGTTCATTTGACCTCACGCCTTTCTGTGTTGTCGATGGGGGAATGGTTCAGCCACCAAAACGTGTTAGCCACCTTTGTAACGTTCCTGAGCGAGAAGGTTATCAAGTGATCCTTGCTGTTTGGGATGTGGGCGATACGGCTGCTTCGTTCTACAATGTTATCGACGTAAAATTCGATGGTGATGGCCCAGTGATTCCTGATTGGAGTCAAGGCGGTCAAATCAACCCTACGCTCGATCTCAGTGTTGGCGATACAGTTTATACCCGTGTGTTTGACAGCAGCGGTGAGAACTCGTCTTACAGCACAGAACTCGTGATTCAAAACAGCGAACAAGGTAAAGCAAACAACTGGTCTTATGCTCTAGCGAGTAAGATTAACCAAGAGCAAAGCCAAATTCGTGCCGGACAGCTTAATGACCAAGGCGAATTTACCCCTGTTTATGGAACCAACCCAGTCTACCTAAAAGCAGGATCAGGACTCAACAGCGTTGAAATCGGCTATAAATTTGAAACACCAGAGCCAGAATACGACCTTGATGTTGTAGGGCTTCAGTCAGAGTACGTAATTGGCGAGTCACCGACAGAGCTTGACCTGACACTAACCGCCACAGGCGACTTAACGGCTGAGTTAACTGTCTACAACCACCATCGCGAACCATTAGCTTCATACTCGAAGGAGCTGAAAGACGGTGAGGTTGAAGGCACGACGATGACTCTATCTAAGTCCGAGCCAGGGCATCATATGTTAGTGGTGGTTACCAAAGACGACCAAGGTAAAGTAATTGACCAAAACACGCTAGATTTCCACCTAGTAGAAGATCAAACGCCACCACCTGGTGACTACGACTTTGTCTTCCCACAAGGCTTAGAAAGCTACACAGCGGGAACTAAAGTATTAGCCAGTGATGGTGCGGTTTATCAGTGTAAAGAGTTCCCATACTCAGGTTACTGTGTACAGTGGTCACCATCGGCGACGCAGTACGAACCAGGCGTTGGTTCTCACTGGCAATCAGCTTGGAACAAGCTGTAA